The following is a genomic window from Enterobacteriaceae endosymbiont of Donacia sparganii.
AAATTAAATTATCAAATGCTAATATAATAGATATTACAAAAATTACATATAATAATAGAATTATTTTCGGTTCTACTGTGCGTATTATAAATGTTTTAACTAATAAAATTAGTTCTTATAAAATTGTTGGTCATGATGAATCAGATTTAAAAAATAATTTAATTTCAATTAATGCTCCTTTAGCTAGAGCATTAATTGGAAAAAAAAAAAATAATATTATTAAAGTACAAACACCTAGAGGTATTATTAAATATAAAATATTAAGTATTGAATATATTTAATCTATTTTATATATAAATAAAATTTGACTTTATTAATATAAGTGAGTATATTATTAACTCTAATAAAAAAATTATCTTTTATTAAAGATAATTTTTTTGTTCTTTAATAATTTGTCAGAAAATATATGTGGGCATTCAATTTTTAGAATATTTTTATTTCGTATTATATTTTTTAAAATTGAAGAGTTTGATCATGGCTCAGATTGAACGCTGGCGGCAAGCCTAACACATGCAAGTCGAGCGGCAGCGAAATAAAGAAATTGCAAAATTTTTTTATTGTCGGCAAGCGGCGAACGGGTGAGTAATATCTGGGGATCTGCCTTTTGGAGGGGGATAACTGTTGGAAACGACAGCTAATACCGCATAATGTCTTTTTTTAAGATTAAAGTAGGGGATTTTATTTTTTATATAAAACCTTATACCATTAGATGAACCCAGATGGGATTAGCTAGTAGGTAGGGTAAAAGCCTACCTAGGCAACGATCCCTAGCTGGTCTGAGAGGATGATCAGCCACACTGGAACTGAGACACGGTCCAGACTCCTACGGGAGGCAGCAGTGGGGAATATTGCACAATGGGCGAAAGCCTGATGCAGCTATGCCGCGTGTATGAAGAAGGCCTTAGGGTTGTAAAGTACTTTCAACAAGAAAGAAAAGATAAAATCTAATATATTTTATCATTGACGTTACTTGTAAAAGAAGCACCGGCTAACTCCGTGCCAGCAGCCGCGGTAATACGGAGGGTGCGAGCGTTAATCGGAATTACTGGGCGTAAAGAGCACGTAGGCGGTTAATTAAGTCAGATGTGAAATCCCTAAGCTTAACTTAGGAACTGCATTTGAAACTAATTAGCTTGAGTTTCGTAGAGGGGGGTAGAATTCCAGGTGTAGCGGTGAAATGCGTAGATATCTGGAGGAATACCAGTGGCGAAGGCGGCCCCCTGGACGAATACTGACGCTCAGGTGCGAAAGCATGGGGAGCAAACAGGATTAGATACCCTGGTAGTCCATGCCGTAAACGATGTCGACTTGGAGGTTGTAAGCTTGACTTATAACTTTCGTAGCTAACGCGTTAAGTCGACCGCCTGGGGAGTACGACCGCAAGGTTAAAACTCAAATGAATTGACGGGGGCCCGCACAAGCGGTGGAGCATGTGGTTTAATTCGATGCAACGCGAAAAACCTTACCTGGTCTTGACATCCATGAAATTTAATAGAGATATTTTAGTGCCTTCGGGAATCATGAGACAGGTGCTGCATGGCTGTCGTCAGCTCGTGTTGTGAAATGTTGGGTTAAGTCCCGCAACGAGCGCAACCCTTATCCTTTGTTGCCATCAGTTAGGCTGGGAACTCAAAGGAGACTGCCGGTGATAAACCGGAGGAAGGTGAGGACGACGTCAAGTCATCATGGCCCTTACGACCAGGGCTACACACGTGCTACAATGGTATATACAAAGGGAAGCATCCTCGTAAGAGTAAGCGGATCTCATAAAATATATCTTAGTTCGGATTGGAGTCTGCAACTCGACTCTATGAAGTCGGAATCGCTAGTAATCGTAGATCAGAATGCTACGGTGAATACGTTCCCGGGCCTTGTACACACCGCCCGTCACACCATGGAAGTGGGTTGTAAAAGAAGTAAGTTGCTTAACCTTTTACAGGAGGGCGCTTACCACTTTGTGATTCATAACTGGGGTGAAGTCGTAACAAGGTAACCGTAGGGGAACCTGTGGTTGGATCACCTCCTTTACNNNNNNNNNNNNNNNNNNNNNNNNNNNNNNNNNNNNNNNNNNNNNNNNNNNNNNNNNNNNNNNNNNNNNNNNNNNNNNNNNNNNNNNNNNNNNNNNNNAATTGTGGGTTGTAAGGTTAAGTAAATAAGCGTATATGATGGATGCCTTGGCAGTCAGAGACGATGAAGGACGTGTTAATCTGCGAAAAGCATCGATGAGTTGATTTGAAACATTATTAATCGATGATGTCCGAATGGGGAAACCTAATATATATAATTATATATTATCGTTATTTGAATACATAGAATAACGAAGTGAACCAGGAGAACTGAAACATCTAAGTATCCTGAGGAAAAGAAATCAATAGAGATTTCCTTAGTAGTGGCGAGCGAACAGGAAAAAGCCCAGAGATATACGTATTTATTATATTAGTAGAAATAACTGGAAAGTTATACGATACAGGGTGATAGTCCCGTATATTAAAATATAATAATTATAATCTCAAAGAGTAGAACGAGACACGTGAAATCTTGTTTGAATATAGGGGGATCATCCTCTAAGGCTAAATACTACTGACTGACCGATAGTGAACTAGTACCGTGAGGGAAAGGTGAAAAGAACCCCGGTTAGGGGAGTGAAATAGAACCTGAAATCATATACGTACAAGCAGTAGGAGCGTTTTGTAAAAAACGTGACTGCGTACCTTTTGTATAATGGGTCAGCGAGTTATATTTTGTAGCAAGGTTAACTGTATAAGGAAGCCGTAGGGAAACCGAGTCTTAAAAGGGCGTTTAGTTGCAAGGTATAGACCCGAAACCCGGTGATCTAACCATGGGCAGGTTGAAGGTTTGGTAATGCTTACTGGAGGACCGAACCGACTAATGTTGAAAAATTAGCGGATGACTTGTGGTTAGGGGTGAAAGACCAATCAAACCGGGAGATAGCTGGTTCTCCCCGAAAGCTATTTAGGTAGCGCCTCGTGTAATTCATATTCGGGGGTAGAGCTCTGTTTCGGCTAGGGAATCTTCCAGATTTACCAATCCGATGCAAACTTCAAATACCGAATAATGTTATCACGGGAGACACACAGCGGGTGCTAACGTCCGTTGTGGAGAGGGAAACAACCCAGATCGCTAGCTAAGGTCCCTAAGTTATAATTAAGTGGGAAACGAAGTGGGAAGGCATAAACAGCCAGGATGTTGGCTTAGAAGCAGCCATCATTTAAAGAAAGCGTAATAGCTCACTGGTCTA
Proteins encoded in this region:
- the greA gene encoding transcription elongation factor GreA, translating into MINQIPMTLQGIKKLRKELIKLKNIERPKIINLIIEARKHGDLKENAEYQSAREAQSFCEGRIKEIEIKLSNANIIDITKITYNNRIIFGSTVRIINVLTNKISSYKIVGHDESDLKNNLISINAPLARALIGKKKNNIIKVQTPRGIIKYKILSIEYI